The sequence NNNNNNNNNNNNNNNNNNNNNNNNNNNNNNNNNNNNNNNNNNNNNNNNNNNNNNNNNNNNNNNNNNNNNNNNNNNNNNNNNNNNNNNNNNNNNNNNNNNNNNNNNNNNNNNNNNNNNNNNNNNNNNNNNNNNNNNNNNNNAACTAAACCCTCCCTGGCAACCACAACCACCATCACCATCGCCGCCGGCGCCATGGACTTCACTCCGCCGCCGATCGAAGACGGTTTCACGGCGGAGAAGCTATTCAACCAGGGCTTCTCCTACACCTACGACGACGTCATCTTCCTCCCTCACTACATCGACTTCCCGGCGGAGGCCGTCGATCTCTCCTCCCGCATCTCCCGCAACGTCCCTCTCTCCGTCCCATTCGTTGCTTCTCCGATGGACACCGTTTCCGAGTCCGCCATGGCCGCCGCCATGGCCTCTCTCGGCGCCATGGCCATTATCCACTCCAACATCTCTCCCGCCATCCAGGCCGCCGTCATCCGCTCCGCCAAGTCCCGCCGCGTTCCCATCCTCTCCCACCCAGTCTTCCTCCCTCCCTCAGCTTACATCGACTCCCTGGACGACTTCGCCGATTCTCCCTTCATCCTTGTCACGGAGTCCGGCAACTCTAAGTCCAAGCTAGTCGGCTACGTGTCAAAAGAAGATTACACGAATCAAAGCGACAAGAGCTTGAAAGTCCACAATTACATGGCTCCCTCGACACCTATCACGGTGCCCTGGAGCCATGACTTGAAGGCAAGGACGAATACTTTGCTCTCATTAAGTAAAATCTTTTGGTGTTGTCTTTGTTTACATTATCTAAGTTTTTCTGCCTCCCTTACTTTTTGAAGGAAATTGACAAGGTCTTGGAGGAGAAGAAGGCGAATTTCGTTGGGCTGGTGAAAGACAACGAGATGGTTGATGTGGTTACCAAGGATGATGTTGAGAAGGTTAAAGGGTACCCAAAGCTGGCAGGGCCTGGGTCGGTGGGTGCCGACGGGGAATGGATGGTTGGGGCGGCGATAGGGACGAGGGAGCAAGACAAGGAGAGGTTGGAGCACTTGGTGAAGGCTGGGGTGAATGTGGTGATTCTTGACAGCTCACAGGGTAATTCTAGTTACCAATTGGAGATGATCAAGTATGTGAAGAAGGTGTACCCGGAACTGGATGTGGTTGGTGGGAACGTGGTCACTATGTACCAGGCTGAGAATTTGATCCAAGCTGGTGTTGATGGATTGAGGGTTGGTATGGGGTCTGGTTCAATTTGCACCACACAGGAGGTTTGTGCAGTTGGGCGTGGTCAGGTATGAacgttattttgttttattttatttgtcaattTGGTGTTATCTTTGATCTTTGCTGCCTGTGTTGGTGTTTGTTGATGGCCTGGAGTTTTGAGCTGTTTGTTAGATATGAGTTTAGATTGTGATAAATTTTCATAGTTGTTATGTTTTGAGAAGGTTTGGTTCAGTGATTAGGTTGAGCTTAATTGCAGAAGAGATCTTGCTACTCAGTTGTAAGGATTGTACAGTATTAACTTATTAAATGATTAGAATTGCATTTTGTTTGAACAGTGTTGACTAATTGAATAGTATTCAGTGATTGGGATTACAATTTGCTTTAGATGGTGATGATTTTCTTATGGAATGACGAAGTTTAAGTAGTTTTGACTTTGTATAGATTGTTAATATTGCATTTAAGTGTTTGGGAATTTTCAGCCCTGCTTTCTACCGTGTTCTCAATTATATGTTCTGGCTTGcaggtgctaagttattaatatTGACTTCATGCTTTTCAGGCAACTGCAGTTTACAAGGTTGCATCTATTGCTTATAAAAGCGGTGTTCCTGTGATTGCCGATGGTGGCATCTCAAACTCTGGGCATATTGTCAAGGCTTTGTCATTGGGAGCATCTACAGTTATGATGGGAAGCTTCTTAGCAGGTAGCAACGAGGCTCCCGGAGCTTATGAATATCAGGTATGAATAAAAAACTGGGTCAAGCTCTGCAACAATAGCTGTGATATAATGTGGATCAGTGTGATGATAAAAGAAAATTTACTGCTTAGAAAAAAGATGAAATTGTAAGAGCATCAAAACTCTATGCTCagaggaaaaatatttttatatatttatttgtttttgtatttGGTGTTGACACTGAAATAGTAGATGAGTAATTGGGAAGAAACTTTGGGAGTAATTCATGATTAATATTTGTTTCAAGTCCTTGGTGTACTTGAAGTGAAAAGATTGCAATGTTTTCGATATTTGACTTGGCCATTCTAGTTCTAACAAATAAAGTCTTGAGCTATTCTTCTTCCTTGCCTTGGTTAATATGCATAATTGATTTTTACTTCACCAGAATGGTCAACGAGTAAAGAAGTATAGAGGAATGGGTTCACTAGAAGCTATGACTAAAGGAAGTGATCAAAGATATTTGGGTGACACTGCAAAACTAAAAATTGCTCAGGGGGTTGTTGGAGCTGTTAAAGATAAGGGTTCTGTTTTGAAGTTCCTACCATACACCATGCAAGCTGTCAAGCAAGGGTTTCAAGATATCGGTGCCAACTCTCTGCAGTCTGCTCATGACCTCCTCAGATCCAAGGTGTTAAGGCTAGAGGTACGGTTATCGTTTCTTGTTGTCTTCATCATTTCTGCACTAAATACACTAGTTCTCTACaggggttttttatttttattgttttcaaaCCAAACAATGGGAAAAGGAGTAAAAAACATTTGTgttaaatttttgcattttcctAGAACACATTTAATGCATGTTTTGAGATTATTTACGGCATTTTTAGATTTGTACAACTTCCTAACATTATAGATTGAAATGAGTGGTTTGTAAATGTGCTCCAGAAGCAAGAAATTATTTTACCTCATATTTTAGGTTTTGTTCTCTTTTTGCTCGGAAGAGTTGTTCCCATACAAGTTAGGATTCAAAAAAATACTAGTGTTTTCTATACGAACATGCATCTTGAATTGAAAATCATAAGAGGAGAAAAGTACTATCTGAAAACACACTTTACTCTAAATTGTGTAAGGGGATTCAGATGTGTTTGCCTGCAATTGCAACCTCGTCGTCATGGAATTAACTCAAGCAAGCAATAAAATATGGTTTATGTTAATATTGTCGTTCAGATTGgtattataaattttataagcTTTTCTGAACTAATGTTTTTCTGAAATACTTTCTAAGACTAAAAGGGGGATTTACTCAAATTTGTTTCTTAATATTTGGTATGCTCTGTTCAGGTCCGGACTGGAGCAGCGCAGGTTGAAGGTGGAATCCATGGTCTGGTTTCTTATGAAAAGAAATACTTTTGAAGTATGAAACCATCCAAAATGGTTGTAAGCCGTGGTAGAAATTGTTGTTGTAAGTTTAAAAAAGGGCATAAAATGTTACTCTACATTCACAAGTTGCTGCCAATGATGTTATTAGAAATCGAAACACTGTGGATGATGGTGGCCACACCATGATTTTATGGGATTAATCcgagttatttttaaatttttcttcaGGTTTTGATTCCCTCATAGTTGTCTTGTATTTTAAATAGATGTTTTAGTTGGTTATCTTTTTTGTGCCAATCAATACTTCTGGAATACTATTTGAGGTTTCATGGTAAATTTTCTTGTTATCTTCAATTCATTAGATTtacatattatttttaaataaaacttctCGTACTGAAATTTTATCAGTGACCAAACAAGAGTCATTTTAATAAGCTAGGTAAAATAGAATGGTATGTTTCAGACTCTTAGTTGTCTGGCCAAACGGGTCGAAAGCAACGAAATGGATATCTTTATTCGtgatattttgtatttctttaattttttattagttaaaaagactggaaaattttttaatcaagtTGGTATATACCTTGCTATCTTGGAAAGTCAATTTTATGTTAAAATATGAATATATGATATGATTATTGAACTTTATGTAGTGGGTTTCTTATACTTGCATGTTATTATAGTAGATAAAAatatgaaaacaaaacaaaagcaaTAAACAACTGTGAATTTACAATGAAATATGCCCGGgacttttttttaagaaaaatattcaTGAAAAATGTTACAAAACAATACAAACAATCTTGTCTAATATACAGATCAATATCACTGACCCATTAGACAATACTGGGAAAACGAGTAATGACCATTGTAAAATATAACTATTGTTTATTGAGATTGTTTACTTCATTAAGTAGAAGAGACATTTAAAGTTTATGCATTATTAGTGATGTTGAGTGATGAGTTCAAGTGAGTATGTAGAGAAAATCTAAAGGAAAAAATGAGTTAAGAGTACTTTTGTATCCTGAAGTTAagcatttctaattttttttctcgTTGAAATACCAATAAAGAGAATAGTTAAAATGTATTTTAGGAGCATTAACTTAgtgtttctttttgtttcaaaaacaagaaactattttaaattttaatgtatTGTTTTTCTTAAAATGACAACCTTAACAAAATAACAAGTATCGTAAAAATGTTTCTGGTAATACACTATTAATAAATCATCAAAAAGGTGTTTTATGGCAAAAACGTTTCtagtaatattttattaatacaCGTTTCTAGTACTATATAaatctttataattttatcacatttttaattcaatttataaaatttaaataagaatAAGTACTATTTTGGTTATCATTATCAAAACCCAACCAGTAGCTAATAGAATATAGCCCAAAAGACATAATCTTTTCATTATCATATAAGAGGCTGCGAATTTGAAGTTTTCtatctttaattaaaaaaacacCCAGTAATTAATCCGGCTAAGTTTATTGGATTATTATTCACTTCACTATTTCTGACGTTGAAGTTGTAACATTAAATCAAACTTCTtcttgtaataataataataataataatagcttCCATTAACAACTTCAACTCTTTCGGTGGCAACTGGTTCAACAAACCCCAAAACCCTCTCCTTGCTGTCAACTTCACAAATTCTTCGAACGTAGCCAACTCTCCACCCTTCGCCGCCATTGGGCTCGCGATGTTCTTCCGCAGAAGGCCCAATAAGCCCAACAATGGTGAACCTGGCCACTTCACTCGGATTACTCACCAGTTCTTCTGGGAATGCGAGAACATCCCTGATTACAGGCATATTCCCTTACTCTTCTCATTCAATTTTCAGATACTTCTCTCAAGTTTAGAATTTTGGGGTGATTGTGTTCTTTTAAGATAGTGGCATTTTTTATTTGATCTATGGCACTGAATGTGTAGAAACATCTTGTAAAACTTAATGATCTGTttggtagcgtttgttttcgggAACAGGACACGGAGACATAGACAACacttgtttaaaaagtgtttgTAAGCATAGACATGGACAtttttatacttttgtgtccactctttcacgaaggacaatgatggGCACAGAATTTGAAAGAGTGGACAcggacaattttataaattttgttttccttttttttcactattatcccttcttatttttcctattgCGTTGTTCAGACATACTTTTTTTTTCCTGTCTTcctctatctctttcttttcCAGGTATTCTCTCCTTTCTGTAGAATTTTTTATTGGGGGTagataattcttttctttttatcgttttacttcaatatcattttaaccttatattatattatttgatttataataaaaataataacaaaaataattaatcttaaaacttttgaaagataaatattagcaaaagtaaaattgatcttttaaaatgctaaaaaataatttataaattgtaattgattttatataatttaaagaaaaatcagttttttataaagaaaaatcagtttttagataaaaaaaattagtttttttttaaataaaaataaatttttatatgcataaactaattattttttcatgtaaaaatggattttttttaaaattaattttttatttaaaattaatttggcttattaacttaaacaaaattttttattaatcaaatttaaatttattttttttttgttaatcttaaccatatgtattcctacatattaataataaattttaaaataaaataattatatttataaattttattttaatataaatactaatatatttttttattaaaattttttgcctcttcaaatatttttttcaagttccgtctgtactcctacgtactctcattttttattaaattaatttgtattgatgtaaaaaatttggaatcacaggctattttagtcatttcatataatattttagtcttgtccatgtgtatccaaacataatactagacattacattagtgtcttgtccatcgtatccaaacacaatacacaaaaaataatttttagtgtctccaTCCTATTGTCTCCGTTTCAGTGTCATGTTCTGTCCTGTCTCTAAAAGCAAACGCAGCCTTTGATCCATGGTTTCTGACTTTTAAGAATAGCTCAAGACTTTACAAAAAAAATGAGGTAAAATAATTTCCTACTTCTACGACACATTTACAAACCACTGTTCCAATCTATGATGTTAGAAAGTTGTACAAATCTAAAAATGTCGATAATCTCAAAACATACATTAAACGTGTTCTGGGAAAATGCATTAAATGTATGCGCATGGgtgtgtagtttttttttttttttttcaatacaaataaattattctaatttaaaatttgaaatagatCTAAACggtttaaattttgttttgtatatacaataatttattagtcaataataaattgacaacttttaaataaaactgaaatttaTGAGGATTAATCTTTAACTTATTAGACAATATAGATAAATTTATTTTAGGAGCTCGaataaactattttttttaaaatcaatatATAGCCAATACTTTAAGAACTACTTAAGTACTGTTAAGTACTAATATCTCAAGGAAATCTGAAATAGTGAAACTAACTAAAAAACAATTAGGACAGAAAATGCTGAAGAAATCTTGAGTAACAACATGTTGTATATTTTGATATTAAGTTGGAAAAGGGTGCACAATATAAAGATttatgtgtgtttttttttttttttaagtcaccaaaaaaaatgtgTGAATGTTTTTTTGTCAATATATGTATAAATTTTGTATAGTATGGatacaaattatattaatttatatttgtatatatgtgtgtaaaaatgaaaataacgaaattagaaagaaagaagaagtctCATCAACATTCCAAGAAAGAAAGAATGACAGGTAAGGACCCGAAGGATTTGAATGAAGAATTGAAAATGGAAGTAAAGGAGTGAGGAACAATTGAACAAGGGAGTACTACATGGAGAAGCAAGTGAATGACAAAAAAAATTGTGTAAAACACTTCATGCGTTAGTTAACTACCAGTAAAAAGATAattagtatttttaaaattatttttaatcgaCTAAATTTATgcgattttatatataaatttatccTAAAATTAAACAACGTAGTCTACTAAAAGATAGAAATAAATCAGGTCATTCATTAACAATGAAAAATTAGGACAAGTCATAATCTACACATCGTTGATGGTCTTTGGGGTTTAGTCTAAACTCTAAAGTCTCCACTCGGTtggaaataaaaaacaaaacatgTCTTGTACTTTTGCATATGAAGTGGTTTTGTTtggaaataaaaaatagaataatggtcatatacaaaataaaatttaaattttttatatttatttaaacagACAAATAACCTAAACAATCGACCAGTTTAAATTAGTTGAAATTAggtatttttgtttgttttggtCGGGACAACTCTCAATCCTACGTACACAACACACCCACATACTCCTCAcatattttatcacattttttctCAATTACATTCTCTAGGGTTTGAACCCTAGACCTTGAGGTGGGGAGGAGGGAGAAATGCCATTAAAGCCAAGACTCATTGGCGGTATTCTTGTTGATGATGAGTTTTGTGGGAAGGAACTGGGCCCTTTATATGGGCTTAATATGAGTGTGGACTTTTCCCAGTTGACcaaaaaaaagataaacaaaaaggcTTATCACCAAGAGTATTGTTGAATGTCTTGCAACAATACACATATAACAattatcaaatattttcttatatattatatattgtctaatatcaaaaaaaaaatcatatattgtAGCCTATTTCTTAATATGAAATGAGAaacaaatattaaaaagaaaaaaaaaactacaaattAACTGCATATGAAAGATACACGATGCTTCAAGCATCAGACGATTGCAGCTTCAAGCCTTCAACAATACAAATCGACCATATATGATGTTCTAAGTTCACCAATTTTATTACAAAACTAAGATGCATGTATCTAGAAAAGTTTAGGATATTTAAAATTGCATACGAAGAAAAATATATACGTAGGTGATTTACAAATTATACAAAAGTTCAAAAAGATATAATACATATATTTAGGTTGAAATGCATATTTAGAGTAATTTCAAATGATTAAAATTAGAGAGGGTTTTTTAATACTAAAGATTTAAAGTTTAAACACTTAAAATGCAAATAGAATAACATTAAGAAAAATACAATTATCTCTACAAAATATGAAGTGCAAAAGCCGGgttaagtatggttttggtcccaaaagttttcagccagaatcaaaatcgtccctcgtctaattttcgatttagaataatccttaacgtttttttttcgtattaaaatcgtcctttttattttatttggacaaaaataccctcactactaccaacacaattacatgctccaccaccaccaccaccaacaccaacaccaccgcCACAGCCTCCACCAACAgcaccaccaacaccaccaccagcaccaccaccaccaccaacaccaccaccaacgCCGCCGCCGTCCCCCTCCCCCCTTTCTCTTTCCCCTCACTCAGGGACGGTTCCAAGTATATTGGTGTGGGGGCAAGCGCCCCCACtacaatttagaattttttttgagtagtatatgataataatatttatttgccccattagattattaaatttgaccccattttactcaacttttggtacttaatcgtcaatttaaaaattttatattagatatttgttagaatgatcaattctcatatttaaacgaaattagtgttcttttttaaaaatcaactcaaaagaatattatttatcttattttcaaattagctttaatttttgcgtAGCAACTATAtgaattgaaagaacttttttaactatgaatatcaaTAAGAATCTTCCCTTCcccccacctccacctccacctccacacagagaagcagaaacaaaaaatcaacaaattcaaacaCAAATTTAACACAAGCAGAAATAGAAAGCAACAAATCAACAAatctgttagaatataattaggatcaattagaattatttagtatatttgaatagtgtattattgagttgtcTTTGAAGGTACAATATataaggggtatttataggtgctaaatgaatcagagcaataaaggcatagaatcttacaattaatatacagatatactagacgatactaattgatctaaattgattctaatgattctctaacatcccccctcaaactcaagtgggagctaaggataccaacttgagtttcgataacaaagtccggaaacgagtcggatgatgagctttcgtgaagatagcagcagtctgatctagtgttccaacaacaatgagacgaacagcatcaataaggatacgttgccgaacaaagtgacaatcaatctcaatgtgtttggtgcattCATGAAACATGCCAAGAACTTGCTAAGTACATGAaccggataggcgatgtctggtcgggtgacagtcaagtagacgagaccgctaactaactgtcgatagagagtcagattatccaaaacagtgccatccataggggtaaatcgaacattaggctcaagaggagtagactcagtgcgactatcggtaatcccagcgcgagcaagaagatttgaagcatacttagcctgagagagatagatgccatcatcggtggagatgacctcgagaccaagaaaataactaagagaaccaagatctttcatctcaaaggtacgatgaagtgaggccttgagatcagagataccatcaacatcatccccagtaatgatcatgtcatcaacatacaagagtagaagaacaactccacgttcgcTTTTACGAATAAAGAGGGCATTCTCATAAGGGCTAGAAGtaaaaccaagactgcatatggtagtgctgaacttgtcaaaccattcacgaggagcttgcttaagtccataaagtgccttgcgaaggagacaaaccttattagaaggacaaggatatcccggaggtgctttcatatagactttctttttcaaatccccattaagaaatgcattcttcacatccatctgactgagagactaTTTTTTAACCGcggcaatggcaagaagagctctaaCAGACGTAAGACGAGCGACAggggcaaaagtctcttcataatcaataccatactcttgcgtacaaccttgagcaaccaagcgggccttataacggtcaatagagtcatcggagcgagtcttgatcttgtatacccatctactgcccacaacatggtatcaagagtttaggtcttttttttttcaatgaatattAGTTCCTAGccccattgttttttttttctttccggcAGTGTTCTTTGGCCTCTTTTTTCGTTCCCTTTTCGACGCTTTGATTCGTCACCCCATAACCATCTTGTTCTTCTTGTCGCCGTGAATCCAACGCAACCAGAACCGCCGCCATCCGCCGCCAGACGCGCCGCTGAAAGACGCTGCCACGACCACGTTGATCTTCCTTCCAGATTCCACCCGTGCCTCTTTACTCTCATTTTTCGATCTGTTTTTgatgctttggttcgtcacctccgGCATCATTGTGTTCTACTCTTCGTCGGCTTTCCAACGCCGCCGAGATCGCCGCCGTCAGCCACCGGACGCGCCGTCACGCGCCGCCGGAATCCTGCTGTCCACCTCCATTATTTCTTCTTCCAGAAGCTTCAGCAACCGTTAGATCTCGGCGCTGATCGGACGTTCCTCACACTCCCACGTGTGGCGACGTCAGCCTTCCTCGCCTCCAGTTTTCAGCAATCGTTGATCTTGGTGCAGATCCAACGCTCCTGGTGCTGCCACGTGTAGCCCGAAGCCATCCTGCCACATGTCGCGTTGCGAGCCCCCTCGCCCTCCAGCCTTTCAGCAGCCGTTGATCTCGGTGCAGATCCAACGCTCCTGGTTCTGCCACGTGTCGCAACGAAGCTCTCCTTGGCCAACCCGCGCACGCCCGGCTTGACCCGCTGGTTGACCCGACCTCCACTTCAGTGCCAGCCTGTCTTCTCCATCCTCTCGCGGGCTGCCACGTGTCATCGTTCTGCTGACGTCACTGCTGACGTGGCGCTGACGTGGCAGTCAAGTGGGAccctccctaaggttttttggtgagctctttccgattctgCACTCCGATTTCTCATTTTCTGCTCCAAAATTGccgttttctctcctctctttgatctTTGTGACT is a genomic window of Arachis ipaensis cultivar K30076 chromosome B06, Araip1.1, whole genome shotgun sequence containing:
- the LOC107605376 gene encoding inosine-5'-monophosphate dehydrogenase, giving the protein MDFTPPPIEDGFTAEKLFNQGFSYTYDDVIFLPHYIDFPAEAVDLSSRISRNVPLSVPFVASPMDTVSESAMAAAMASLGAMAIIHSNISPAIQAAVIRSAKSRRVPILSHPVFLPPSAYIDSLDDFADSPFILVTESGNSKSKLVGYVSKEDYTNQSDKSLKVHNYMAPSTPITVPWSHDLKEIDKVLEEKKANFVGLVKDNEMVDVVTKDDVEKVKGYPKLAGPGSVGADGEWMVGAAIGTREQDKERLEHLVKAGVNVVILDSSQGNSSYQLEMIKYVKKVYPELDVVGGNVVTMYQAENLIQAGVDGLRVGMGSGSICTTQEVCAVGRGQATAVYKVASIAYKSGVPVIADGGISNSGHIVKALSLGASTVMMGSFLAGSNEAPGAYEYQNGQRVKKYRGMGSLEAMTKGSDQRYLGDTAKLKIAQGVVGAVKDKGSVLKFLPYTMQAVKQGFQDIGANSLQSAHDLLRSKVLRLEVRTGAAQVEGGIHGLVSYEKKYF